A region of Chelonia mydas isolate rCheMyd1 chromosome 7, rCheMyd1.pri.v2, whole genome shotgun sequence DNA encodes the following proteins:
- the NFKB2 gene encoding nuclear factor NF-kappa-B p100 subunit isoform X3: MCAEESMFRTSTRLRPGPGPGPAVQPGSAMDEPYNACLDGIDYDDFQFSSHMMEQKEPLMETAEGPYLIIIEQPKQRGFRFRYGCEGPSHGGLPGASSEKGRKTYPTVKICNYGGVARIEVDLVTHSDPPRVHAHSLVGKQCNEAGNCIVTVGPKDMTAQFNNLGVLHVTKKNMMEIMKDKLKQQKIRNRNQALTESELREIEVEAKELKKVMDLSIVRLRFTAYLRDSNGNFTLPLNPVISDPIHDSKSPGASNLKISRMDKTAGSVRGGDEVYLLCDKVQKDDIEVRFYEDDENGWQAFGDFSPTDVHKQYAIVFRTPPYHKPKIDRPVTVFLQLKRKRGGDVSDSKQFTYYPVVEDKEEVERKRKKVLPQFPQHFGGGSHMGGAGGGSSGFGSGGGGNLNYPYSSGLTYNNIYSSGPHPVGGYQGGVQMTRATKMEEEGNGKHLPAETGKQPCPPEESHWQELHHHAQLCSMRMLALAQRSAHALLDYSVTADPRMLLAVQRHLAASQDENGDTPLHLAIIHEQTTVIEQLIQVILSIPNQQIINVANHLQQTPLHLAVITKQHQVVRLLLQAQADPTLLDRYGNSLLHLALQTGDEAMLKTLLGHLDSSGPCLLSTPNYHGLLPVHLAVRVKSLACLDLLVRMGADVNAVERQGGRTPLHLAVEMENLNVAGHLVKKLGAHVNARTFAGNTPLHLAAGLGSPILTKMLIKAGGDVFCENDEPVRSSSSEASSDTDSGPEEQEADMELGDSDTERTDTSTAAEHRSREPGTRGARQRRRHTPLDLTRSHKVREILLHASRQGPELEQPAAPRPETILSLDSNTLQGLEQLLNQDRRGSDWTELARRLGLRSLVETYKDTASPSGSLLLSYELAGGSLGDLLEALDSMGLSEGVRILRKAETADKLQSTELKEDSAYGSESVEEEQPPTPPLKSHPLPSAELLGEPPHSQQQQVH; the protein is encoded by the exons ATGTGTGCAGAGGAGTCGATGTTCCGGACTAGTACACGACTAAG GCCCGGCCCAGGTCCCGGTCCCGCAGTGCAGCCCGGCTCCGCCATGGACGAGCCCTACAACGCG TGCCTGGATGGGATCGACTATGACGACTTCCAGTTCAGCTCCCACATGATGGAGCAGAAGGAGCCGCTGATGGAGACGG cCGAAGGTCCGTATCTCATCATCATCGAGCAGCCCAAACAG CGCGGGTTCCGGTTCCGGTACGGCTGTGAAGGCCCCTCACATGGTGGGTTGCCTGGAGCATCCAGTGAGAAGGGACGCAAGACTTACCCCACTGTCAAG ATCTGCAACTACGGAGGCGTGGCACGGATCGAGGTGGACTTGGTGACCCACAGCGACCCTCCACGAGTGCATGCTCACAGCCTAGTGGGGAAGCAGTGCAACGAGGCTGGCAATTGCATCGTGACCGTGGGACCTAAGGACATGACGGCACA ATTCAACAACCTTGGGGTGCTCCACGTGACCAAGAAGAACATGATGGAGATCATGAAGGACAAGCTGAAGCAGCAGAAGATACGCAATAGAAATCAGGCACTGACCG AGTCTGAGCTGCGTGAGATTGAGGTGGAGGCGAAGGAGCTGAAGAAGGTGATGGACCTGAGCATCGTGCGCCTCCGTTTCACTGCCTACCTCCGTGACAGCAATGGGAACTTCACGCTGCCCCTCAACCCTGTCATCTCAGACCCGATCCACGACAGCA AGTCACCTGGGGCTTCCAACCTGAAGATCTCACGGATGGATAAGACGGCTGGCTCGGTGCGGGGAGGGGACGAGGTCTACTTGCTGTGCGATAAAGTTCAGAAAG atgACATTGAGGTGCGGTTCTACGAGGATGATGAGAACGGCTGGCAGGCCTTCGGAGACTTCTCCCCTACGGATGTTCACAAGCAG TACGCCATCGTCTTCCGCACACCGCCCTACCACAAGCCCAAGATCGACCGCCCCGTCACTGTCTTCCTGCAGCTGAAACGGAAGCGTGGGGGGGACGTGAGCGACTCCAAGCAGTTTACCTACTACCCAGTGGTGGAAG ATaaggaggaggtggagaggaaGCGGAAGAAGgtgctgcctcagttcccccagcaCTTTGGTGGGGGCTCACACATGGGAGGGGCCGGCGGGGGAAGCAGTGGCTTTGGCTCTGGTGGAG GTGGAAATCTAAACTATCCGTACTCCTCGGGGCTGACTTACAACAACATCTACTCATCTGGCCCCCACCCTGTGGGCGGCTACCAAGGTGGGGTGCAGATGACCAGGGCCACCAAgatggaagaggaggggaatggcAAGCACCTGCCTGCGGAGACTGGGAAGCAGCCCTGCCCTCCAGAGGAGAGCCACTGGCAGGAGCTGCATCACCACG cccagctctgcagtatGAGGATGCTGGCTCTGGCTCAGCGCAGTGCCCATGCCCTGCTGGACTATTCGGTCACTGCTGACCCACGCATGCTGCTGGCCGTGCAGCGGCACTTGGCCGCCTCCCAGGATGAGAACGGAGACAC GCCTTTGCATCTTGCCATCATCCATGAGCAGACGACTGTGATCGAGCAGCTGATCCAGGTCATCCTCAGCATCCCCAACCAGCAGATCATCAACGTGGCCAACCACTTGCAGCAG ACTCCCTTGCACCTGGCAGTTATCACCAAGCAGCACCAGGTGGTGAGGTTACTGCTGCAGGCCCAGGCAGACCCCACCCTGCTGGATCGCTACGGCAACTCGCTGCTGCACCTGGCACTCCAGACAGGCGACGAGGCCATGCTGAAGACGTTGCTGGGGCACCTGGACTCCTCCGGCCCCTGTCTGCTCAGCACACCCAATTATCATG GCTTGCTCCCCGTGCACCTGGCTGTGAGGGTGAAGAGCCTGGCCTGCCTGGACTTGCTGGTGAGGATGGGAGCAGACGTGAATGCCGTGGAGCGGCAAGGTGGCCGGACGCCCCTGCACCTGGCCGTGGAGATGGAGAACCTCAACGTGGCCGGCCACCTGGTTAAGAAG CTGGGAGCGCACGTCAATGCTCGGACGTTTGCTGGAAACACCCCTCTGCACCTGGctgcaggcctgggctcccccatccTCACCAAAATGCTCATCAAAGCAG GAGGGGATGTCTTCTGTGAGAACGATGAGCCGGTGAGGTCGTCCTCGTCCGAAGCCAGCAGCGACACGGACAGTGGGCCCgaggagcaggaggcagacaTGGAGCTGGGAGATTCGGACACAGAGCGCACAGATACCAGCACCGCTGCAGAGCACAGAAGCAGGGAGCCTGGCACTCGGGGTGCAAGGCAGCGGCGGAGACACACACCGCTTGACTTAACCAGGAGCCACAAG GTGCGGGAGATCTTGCTGCATGCCTCGCGGCAGGGCCCGGAGTTGGAGCAGCCTGCCGCCCCCAGGCCAG AGACCATCCTGTCACTCGACAGCAACACcctgcagggcctggagcagtTACTGAACCAGGACCGCAGAGGCTCGGATTGGACTGAGCTGGCCCGGAGACTGGGCCTGCGCAGCCTTGTGGAGACGTACAAggacacagcctcccccagcgGGAGCCTCCTGCTCAGTTATGAG cttgCTGGCGGCAGCCTGGGGGACTTGCTGGAGGCGCTGGACTCCATGGGGCTCAGCGAGGGAGTGAGGATACTTCGCAAAGCAGAGACTGCCGACAAGCTGCAAAGCACAg AGCTCAAGGAGGACAGTGCCTATGGGAGCGAGTCAGTGGAAGAGGAGCAGCCGCCGACCCCACCGCTGAAGTCGCACCCGCTGCCCTCTGCAGAGCTGCTTGGCGAGCCCCctcacagccagcagcagcaggtgcatTGA